Proteins from a genomic interval of Croceicoccus naphthovorans:
- a CDS encoding tyrosine-type recombinase/integrase — protein sequence MTALAPHLTAFLREHLPRERAVSPHTVKTYANCFVLLVRFASDRLKRRPTDLEIEDFGTDMIMAFLGHVEVERGSCVRTRNGRLAAIRSFFRYIEYRVPACLDQALRVRSIPSKKADKTLIDYLDRAEIKALLDAPDPRTRLGTRDRAMLHLTYAAGLRVSELVSLQLRDFPDRSLSTVHIMGKGRRERVLPLWKETQSALRAWLVIRPETEVAEVFLNANGQPITRDGFAFRLAKHVNAAAKKQPSLLRKRVTPHVLRHSCAMHTLAATGDIRKVALWLGHASIQSTETYLRADSEEKLRILAAHGGPEISPGRFKPPSDTLIAMLNDVRKRA from the coding sequence ATGACGGCGCTTGCTCCCCATCTCACAGCCTTCCTGCGCGAACATCTGCCGCGGGAACGCGCCGTAAGCCCGCATACGGTGAAGACCTATGCCAACTGCTTCGTCCTGCTGGTCCGGTTCGCATCCGATCGGCTGAAGCGTCGACCGACCGATCTCGAGATCGAGGATTTCGGCACCGACATGATCATGGCCTTTCTCGGCCATGTCGAGGTCGAGCGCGGCAGCTGTGTGCGGACCCGCAATGGCAGGCTCGCTGCGATCAGATCCTTCTTCCGGTACATCGAGTATCGGGTTCCGGCGTGTCTTGACCAGGCGCTTCGGGTTCGATCGATCCCCAGCAAGAAGGCAGACAAGACGCTGATCGATTATCTCGACCGGGCCGAGATCAAGGCATTACTCGACGCGCCCGATCCTCGGACACGGCTCGGTACGCGCGATCGCGCTATGCTGCACTTGACCTATGCAGCGGGGCTTCGGGTATCGGAACTCGTGTCGCTGCAACTGCGCGATTTCCCGGATCGATCGCTCTCGACGGTCCACATCATGGGTAAAGGCCGTCGCGAGCGGGTCTTGCCGCTATGGAAAGAGACCCAGTCCGCACTCCGCGCATGGCTTGTCATCCGTCCTGAGACTGAGGTCGCCGAGGTATTTCTCAACGCGAACGGGCAGCCCATCACCCGCGATGGCTTCGCATTCCGTCTCGCCAAACATGTCAACGCGGCAGCAAAGAAGCAGCCGTCGTTGCTGCGCAAACGAGTCACGCCGCATGTATTGCGTCATTCCTGCGCGATGCACACGCTCGCAGCGACAGGCGATATTCGCAAGGTCGCACTATGGCTTGGACATGCCAGCATCCAGAGCACCGAAACATATCTGCGCGCCGATTCAGAGGAGAAGCTGCGGATTTTGGCTGCGCATGGCGGGCCGGAAATCAGCCCTGGACGCTTCAAGCCGCCGTCAGACACTCTGATCGCCATGCTCAACGACGTCCGCAAGCGGGCATAG
- a CDS encoding type II toxin-antitoxin system RelE/ParE family toxin has protein sequence MTAALAIKITSGAERDLAGIWQRRVAQRGPDGDDGADALLDDLVASIESLSDNPQKGPVPPELEALGITEFRQLSRSPFRIIYGYQPEPAPDQVTVFVIADARRDFRTLLEERLLGSG, from the coding sequence ATGACGGCCGCGTTAGCGATCAAGATCACCTCCGGTGCGGAGCGTGATCTTGCGGGTATCTGGCAGCGTCGCGTGGCGCAGCGCGGGCCGGATGGCGACGATGGTGCGGACGCACTGCTGGATGACCTCGTCGCGTCTATCGAGTCCCTTTCCGACAATCCTCAGAAAGGACCGGTTCCACCGGAACTTGAGGCTCTCGGGATCACCGAATTCCGGCAATTGTCGCGCTCTCCCTTCCGCATCATCTACGGATATCAGCCCGAGCCAGCACCCGATCAGGTGACTGTGTTCGTAATTGCTGATGCGCGTCGGGATTTTCGGACGCTTCTCGAAGAGCGCTTGCTCGGCAGCGGATAG
- a CDS encoding efflux RND transporter permease subunit codes for MLERIVELSIRQRFAVLAAVFIFAAVGIYSFGRLKIDAVPDITNVQVQINTSAPGFSPLEAEQRITYPVETAIAGLPGLSYTRSVSRYGLSQVTVVFEDGTDIYFARQLVNERLQAVRSNLPETVEPELGPIATGLGEIFMYTVEAEQGAVKPDGLRYTAQDLRTLHDWVVRPQLRTVPGVTEVNSIGGYRKEYVVAPLPERLAGFGLTVEDVIEALENNNANVGAGYVERSGSQYLIRVPGQAEDERDLSGIIVDYRDGVPIRIADVADVEIGSEIRNGAATKDGREVVLGTIYMLVGENARDVSVAVAERLEEVNRSLPGGVVANTVYDRSELVEATVSTVEKNLAEGALLVIVVLFVLLGNFRAALITAAVIPLSFLLMITGMVENNVSGNLMSLGALDFGLIVDGAVIIVENCLRRFGEAQHSLGRLLNREERFKLAARASAEVIKPSLFGILIITIVYVPIFALEGVEGKTFHPMAITVVMALTAAMVLSLTFVPAAVATFVTGKVEEKETRVMRAAKSGYQPMLDFALRSRKAVLAGAVALVVLSGWGASRMGSEFIPNLDEGDIALHALRIPGTSLSQAVAMQTALEDKIRTFPEVDQVFAKIGTADVATDPVPPSVADTFVIMKPREDWPDPRKPKEQLVAEMNEAVQQVPGSRYEFLQPIQMRFNELIAGVRSDVAIKIFGDDLDQLASVAAEVEGVVSSIEGSQDAQTEQVTGLPFIQVIPDRVRLTQLGLNVDDVQTVVSTAIGGTKAGQIFEGDRRFDIVVRLPEEMREDRQVLGRKLIN; via the coding sequence ATGTTGGAAAGAATTGTCGAGCTGTCGATCAGACAGCGTTTCGCAGTGCTGGCAGCGGTGTTCATTTTCGCCGCCGTGGGCATTTACAGTTTCGGCCGGCTCAAGATCGATGCGGTGCCGGACATCACCAATGTGCAGGTGCAGATCAACACTTCGGCGCCGGGCTTCTCTCCGCTCGAAGCCGAGCAGCGCATTACCTATCCGGTCGAAACCGCCATCGCGGGGTTGCCGGGGCTTTCCTATACGCGCTCGGTTTCGCGCTACGGTCTCAGCCAGGTCACCGTGGTCTTCGAGGACGGCACCGACATCTACTTTGCCAGGCAACTCGTCAACGAGCGTCTGCAGGCGGTACGTTCAAACCTGCCGGAGACGGTTGAACCCGAACTCGGGCCTATCGCCACGGGGCTGGGCGAGATCTTCATGTACACGGTCGAGGCCGAGCAGGGCGCGGTCAAACCCGATGGGTTGCGCTATACTGCGCAGGATCTGCGGACGTTGCATGACTGGGTGGTTCGGCCACAGCTTCGCACGGTTCCAGGGGTCACCGAGGTCAACTCGATCGGCGGCTACCGTAAGGAGTATGTCGTAGCGCCGCTTCCCGAACGTCTTGCCGGCTTCGGTCTGACGGTCGAAGACGTGATCGAGGCGCTCGAAAACAACAATGCCAATGTCGGTGCTGGCTACGTCGAGAGGTCAGGTTCGCAATATCTTATCCGCGTACCCGGACAGGCCGAGGACGAACGCGATTTGTCCGGGATTATTGTCGATTACCGCGATGGGGTTCCCATTCGCATCGCTGATGTGGCGGATGTCGAGATCGGATCCGAGATCCGCAATGGCGCCGCAACCAAGGATGGCCGCGAAGTCGTGCTCGGCACGATCTACATGCTCGTTGGCGAGAATGCCCGCGATGTCAGTGTCGCGGTGGCCGAAAGGCTGGAAGAGGTAAACCGCTCGCTGCCCGGCGGCGTTGTCGCCAATACGGTCTACGATCGCTCCGAACTGGTCGAAGCAACGGTCTCCACAGTCGAGAAAAACCTCGCCGAAGGGGCGCTGTTGGTCATCGTTGTCCTGTTCGTCCTGCTCGGCAACTTCAGGGCTGCACTCATTACCGCTGCCGTGATCCCCCTCTCTTTCCTCCTTATGATCACGGGGATGGTCGAGAACAACGTGTCCGGCAATCTCATGAGCCTGGGGGCATTGGACTTCGGCCTGATCGTGGACGGTGCGGTCATCATCGTCGAGAACTGTCTCCGCCGGTTCGGCGAGGCGCAGCATTCGCTCGGAAGGCTGCTGAATCGCGAGGAACGCTTCAAGCTGGCGGCCCGCGCATCTGCCGAGGTGATCAAGCCGAGCCTTTTCGGCATCCTGATCATCACCATCGTCTATGTGCCGATCTTCGCTCTTGAAGGCGTGGAGGGCAAGACGTTCCACCCGATGGCAATCACGGTCGTCATGGCGCTAACCGCCGCCATGGTGCTCTCCCTCACCTTCGTTCCCGCGGCAGTCGCGACATTCGTAACGGGCAAGGTCGAGGAGAAGGAGACGCGCGTCATGCGCGCCGCCAAGTCGGGCTATCAGCCTATGCTCGACTTCGCCTTGCGTTCGCGCAAAGCTGTCCTTGCCGGAGCCGTGGCTCTGGTGGTCCTGAGCGGATGGGGCGCAAGCCGGATGGGATCGGAATTCATTCCCAATCTCGATGAAGGCGATATCGCGCTCCACGCCCTAAGGATTCCGGGTACCAGCCTCAGCCAGGCGGTCGCCATGCAGACTGCCCTGGAAGACAAAATTCGGACCTTTCCCGAGGTGGACCAGGTATTCGCGAAGATCGGTACCGCCGATGTGGCCACTGACCCAGTGCCTCCCTCGGTCGCAGACACCTTCGTGATCATGAAGCCGAGAGAGGATTGGCCGGATCCCCGCAAACCAAAAGAGCAACTCGTCGCCGAGATGAACGAGGCAGTCCAGCAGGTGCCGGGTTCGCGCTACGAGTTCCTTCAACCGATCCAGATGCGCTTCAACGAACTCATCGCGGGCGTGCGTTCCGACGTCGCGATCAAGATCTTCGGGGACGATCTCGACCAGCTTGCTTCCGTTGCAGCCGAGGTCGAGGGCGTCGTCTCTTCGATCGAAGGATCGCAGGACGCGCAGACCGAACAGGTGACCGGCTTGCCGTTCATTCAGGTCATCCCTGATCGCGTCCGCCTGACCCAGCTCGGGTTGAACGTGGACGATGTTCAGACGGTGGTGTCGACGGCAATCGGCGGGACCAAGGCCGGCCAGATCTTCGAAGGTGATCGACGCTTCGATATCGTTGTCCGGCTGCCCGAAGAGATGCGCGAGGATCGCCAGGTCCTAGGCCGTAAACTCATAAACTGA
- a CDS encoding tyrosine-type recombinase/integrase, translated as MPMLGAPAQWDAATLRDAFERRSKEIPGSASLLATIMRSYLRFLIGRGQCRPALLHAMPSVRRYRLSALPRYIDPATIERIIAACPTGRPVEVRDKAIILLLARLGLRAGDIRDMRLDDIDWRSGHLKVKGKTRRPDRLPLPQGVGDAILAYLAAARPTAIEAHLFLRSQAPFRPFSSSAEIAGIVARTLERGGIEGLPTGSHIFRHSLATNMLRSGAGLESIGTILRHSSPETTAIYAKTDLPMLLKIAQPWPGDLS; from the coding sequence ATGCCCATGCTCGGCGCGCCGGCACAATGGGATGCTGCCACTCTGCGAGATGCGTTCGAGCGTCGCAGCAAGGAGATCCCGGGATCGGCTTCGCTGCTCGCCACGATCATGAGGAGCTATCTTCGGTTTCTTATTGGCCGAGGCCAATGCCGCCCAGCGCTGCTGCACGCAATGCCTTCCGTACGGAGATACCGGCTTTCGGCATTGCCGCGCTACATCGACCCGGCAACGATCGAGAGGATCATTGCAGCCTGCCCGACAGGTCGGCCGGTGGAAGTTCGGGATAAGGCGATCATTCTCCTGCTTGCCAGACTTGGCCTGCGAGCAGGAGATATTCGGGATATGCGTCTCGACGATATCGATTGGCGATCCGGCCATCTGAAGGTCAAGGGCAAGACGCGTCGACCGGATCGTTTGCCATTGCCACAGGGTGTTGGCGACGCGATCTTGGCATATCTTGCTGCGGCCCGCCCGACGGCCATCGAAGCGCACCTGTTCTTGCGTTCGCAAGCCCCGTTCCGGCCATTCAGTTCGTCAGCCGAGATCGCCGGCATCGTTGCACGCACACTCGAGCGCGGCGGGATCGAAGGTCTGCCGACCGGATCGCACATATTCCGGCATTCGCTTGCAACCAACATGCTGCGCTCTGGTGCAGGCCTGGAGTCCATCGGGACCATCCTGCGCCACAGCTCGCCCGAGACCACCGCCATTTACGCCAAGACCGATCTGCCGATGCTCTTGAAGATCGCACAACCCTGGCCCGGAGACCTGTCATGA
- a CDS encoding efflux RND transporter periplasmic adaptor subunit, with amino-acid sequence MRKTHLFLAACFAATLAACGQSADTPETSEEQAAAEGEYERGPHNGRMLRDGDFAIEITVFEDGVPPEYRLYAYRDNEPVDPETVRARVLITRLDGEKTTFEFEPEQDYLRGQGVLVEPHSFDVVVVANEGDNSHRWAFESYEGRVTISDEAARAAGIRTETVGPQQVGETVEIIGRVELDPSGSAEVGAKFPGTVMSLHANLGDRVARGALLARVESSSSLQTYPIYAPISGVITHRNTNIGDIADSDPMFVISDPSRTVATFPIFPRDIERVRPGQSVLIRGLEGQRAQGSRIRDFLPLAEVSSQAVTARAPLPNRDGFWRPGMAARGLVSVDQRRAPLAVRTDAIQQFRDFRVVFAKIGETYEVRMLELGQEGPEWTEVLSGIDAGTVYASENSYVIKADIEKSGASHDH; translated from the coding sequence ATGCGCAAGACGCATTTATTCCTTGCTGCATGCTTTGCAGCGACACTTGCCGCCTGCGGCCAGTCGGCAGATACGCCGGAAACTTCCGAAGAACAGGCAGCCGCAGAGGGCGAGTACGAGCGCGGTCCACACAACGGGCGCATGCTTCGTGACGGCGACTTCGCTATCGAGATTACCGTCTTCGAAGACGGTGTTCCGCCCGAATACCGTCTCTACGCCTACCGTGACAACGAGCCCGTCGATCCCGAAACGGTCCGTGCCCGGGTCCTGATCACGCGTCTGGACGGCGAAAAAACCACGTTCGAATTCGAACCGGAACAGGATTACCTGCGAGGCCAGGGGGTTCTCGTCGAACCGCACAGTTTCGACGTCGTGGTCGTGGCAAACGAAGGCGACAACAGCCATCGATGGGCGTTCGAATCCTACGAGGGTCGGGTCACGATCTCGGACGAGGCGGCACGTGCGGCCGGCATTCGGACCGAAACGGTCGGACCGCAGCAGGTCGGTGAAACCGTGGAAATCATCGGACGGGTTGAGCTCGATCCCTCTGGCAGCGCCGAGGTGGGAGCCAAATTCCCGGGCACCGTCATGTCGCTGCATGCCAATCTCGGCGATCGTGTAGCCCGAGGGGCGCTGCTGGCGCGGGTGGAAAGCAGCTCATCGTTGCAGACCTATCCGATCTACGCGCCGATTTCCGGAGTGATCACGCATCGCAATACCAACATTGGCGACATCGCGGACAGCGATCCGATGTTCGTCATCTCCGATCCGTCTCGCACGGTTGCGACCTTCCCGATCTTCCCACGCGACATCGAGCGGGTTCGTCCCGGACAATCGGTGCTTATCCGGGGCCTCGAAGGCCAGCGTGCGCAGGGCTCCCGCATCCGGGACTTCCTGCCTCTGGCGGAAGTCAGCAGCCAGGCGGTGACCGCACGTGCGCCGCTCCCCAATCGCGATGGCTTCTGGCGACCGGGAATGGCGGCCCGGGGTCTGGTCTCGGTCGACCAGCGACGGGCGCCTCTCGCCGTCAGGACGGACGCCATCCAGCAGTTCCGCGATTTTCGCGTCGTCTTCGCCAAGATCGGCGAGACCTACGAGGTGCGGATGCTCGAGCTTGGTCAGGAAGGTCCCGAGTGGACCGAAGTGCTGAGCGGGATCGATGCAGGCACCGTCTACGCATCCGAGAACAGCTACGTGATCAAGGCCGATATCGAGAAGTCGGGCGCGAGCCACGATCACTGA
- a CDS encoding TolC family protein, with amino-acid sequence MHVSTRAALLAATLVWATSASAQTYTLEEAVRTAVANSPQGEATAARLDGLNAARSAADTNPAPTIDGTVENIGTPGFSQWQIDGTYNQRLERGGKRAARVGLAQGDITVAGAEALVRRLDLASEVQALYVEAQAAALSLELAKSRVEIAETLANEVQRRVDEARDPLFAGTRARTQLAEARVDLGLAEHAFEAALARLALLTGGDPRSIGVVTSGFLEAEEIAITTADLTPVDLAVFQARRERADANYRLQEANSRTDPTVFAGPRLFGNGDVAVIAGFSLPLPNRALNRANIDRAAAEQRQVEADLAVERFQRRRQIALAAERVEEARHEAEAIQEQVVPGAEQTLREVRAGYNRGGFTFLDVSIAQTALHEARVRFVDALAEYHQAKVDYDRLTGRFIELVGGY; translated from the coding sequence ATGCACGTGTCCACGCGTGCCGCCCTTCTGGCGGCCACGTTGGTGTGGGCGACCTCGGCATCCGCCCAGACGTACACACTCGAGGAGGCCGTTCGAACTGCGGTCGCCAATTCACCGCAGGGCGAGGCGACCGCAGCGCGCCTCGACGGCCTCAACGCAGCGCGAAGCGCTGCCGATACCAACCCCGCGCCCACGATCGATGGGACCGTCGAGAACATCGGCACCCCGGGCTTTTCCCAATGGCAGATCGACGGGACTTACAACCAGCGACTGGAGCGCGGCGGCAAACGCGCGGCGCGCGTGGGCCTCGCGCAAGGTGATATCACCGTTGCCGGGGCCGAGGCTCTCGTGCGGCGTCTCGATCTCGCGAGCGAAGTCCAGGCGTTGTACGTCGAAGCGCAAGCCGCCGCCTTGTCGCTCGAACTTGCCAAGAGCAGGGTCGAGATCGCCGAGACCCTCGCCAATGAGGTGCAGCGCAGGGTCGATGAGGCGCGCGACCCTCTGTTCGCGGGAACGCGGGCCCGCACACAACTGGCCGAAGCCCGGGTGGATCTTGGGCTGGCGGAACACGCCTTCGAAGCCGCTCTGGCGCGCCTGGCGCTCCTTACCGGCGGAGATCCACGCAGCATCGGGGTCGTGACCTCGGGCTTCCTCGAAGCCGAAGAGATTGCCATCACCACTGCCGACCTTACGCCAGTCGATCTTGCCGTCTTCCAGGCCCGGCGCGAGAGGGCGGACGCGAACTATCGCCTCCAGGAAGCCAATTCGCGCACCGATCCAACTGTCTTCGCGGGACCCAGGTTGTTCGGCAATGGCGACGTCGCCGTCATTGCGGGCTTCTCGCTGCCTTTGCCCAACCGCGCGCTCAATCGGGCCAACATCGACCGCGCCGCGGCCGAGCAGCGGCAGGTAGAGGCGGACCTCGCGGTCGAACGGTTCCAGCGTCGCCGGCAGATCGCTCTGGCTGCCGAACGTGTCGAAGAGGCGCGCCACGAGGCCGAGGCTATCCAGGAGCAGGTGGTACCCGGTGCCGAACAGACCCTGCGGGAGGTCCGTGCCGGCTACAATCGCGGAGGGTTCACCTTTCTCGATGTCTCCATTGCCCAGACCGCATTGCACGAAGCCAGAGTCCGCTTCGTCGATGCGCTCGCCGAATATCATCAGGCCAAGGTCGACTACGACCGACTGACTGGCCGCTTCATCGAACTTGTTGGGGGTTATTGA
- a CDS encoding type II toxin-antitoxin system Phd/YefM family antitoxin: MKLDQRIKPISYLKAHSAEIIREIGDGGGPLVITQNGEAKAVLQDVASYERAQETLALLKLLALGQADVAAGRTRPVAGLAERVRGKSN; this comes from the coding sequence ATGAAGCTGGACCAGCGCATCAAACCGATCAGCTATCTGAAGGCCCACAGCGCCGAAATTATCCGGGAGATTGGAGATGGCGGCGGGCCACTGGTCATCACGCAGAATGGCGAAGCCAAGGCAGTTCTGCAGGATGTCGCCAGCTACGAGCGCGCACAGGAAACGCTCGCTCTGCTAAAACTTCTGGCGCTCGGACAGGCCGATGTTGCCGCTGGTCGGACCCGCCCGGTGGCAGGCCTTGCGGAGCGCGTACGGGGTAAGTCAAACTGA
- a CDS encoding tyrosine-type recombinase/integrase yields the protein MINAQISRYVALHRSLGRKFFEQERLLRKFGTYATGFGDSHTRIDRIYDWCRATTSQNTARTGFTFVRNFCLFAHAEDPANQVPPAGVFGRGKRPRPTPHIIQPEQVRAIMKAALDLPPKGMISPFTYHYLFGLLAATGLRISEALALQCDDLVEDGLIVRDGKFGKQRLIALQPSIRQALEAYLATRARLGATGNDLFVTIRGRAPHKVRAHVVFVRLARQLGYRGPTGTAGMRLHDLRHTFAVRSLESCSPDRDAVTHHMAALSVYLGHTSVANTYWYLEATPVLLRDIAAASEDLYLGEAA from the coding sequence ATGATAAACGCACAGATTTCGCGGTACGTCGCTTTGCATCGCAGCCTCGGTCGCAAATTTTTCGAGCAGGAGCGCCTGCTTCGCAAGTTCGGCACCTACGCGACTGGCTTCGGAGACAGCCACACCCGTATCGACCGCATCTACGACTGGTGCCGAGCGACGACTTCGCAGAACACCGCGCGGACCGGCTTCACTTTCGTGCGCAACTTCTGCTTGTTTGCCCATGCCGAGGATCCAGCCAACCAGGTTCCGCCCGCCGGTGTGTTTGGCCGGGGGAAGCGTCCGCGACCAACGCCGCACATCATCCAACCGGAACAGGTCCGGGCGATCATGAAGGCGGCGCTCGATCTTCCGCCCAAGGGCATGATCAGTCCCTTCACCTATCATTACCTGTTCGGTCTGCTGGCGGCGACCGGTCTGAGGATTTCCGAAGCTCTAGCACTACAGTGCGACGATCTGGTCGAAGACGGTCTGATCGTCCGCGACGGCAAGTTCGGCAAGCAGCGCCTAATCGCCTTGCAGCCATCAATCCGTCAGGCTCTCGAGGCCTATCTCGCAACCCGGGCAAGGCTCGGTGCCACGGGCAACGATCTGTTCGTGACGATCCGGGGAAGAGCACCCCATAAGGTCCGCGCCCACGTCGTGTTCGTCAGGCTGGCGCGACAGCTCGGATATCGTGGACCAACCGGGACTGCAGGTATGCGGCTTCACGATTTGCGGCATACCTTCGCCGTACGCTCGCTCGAGTCCTGCTCGCCGGACCGGGACGCCGTGACGCATCACATGGCCGCGCTCAGTGTCTATCTCGGTCACACCTCGGTCGCCAACACCTACTGGTATCTCGAAGCCACGCCAGTGCTGCTGCGCGACATCGCTGCCGCGAGCGAGGATCTGTATCTGGGAGAAGCGGCATGA
- a CDS encoding ArdC family protein, whose translation MNKSRRAASASPANRITAAIIEKLEQGTKPWVKPWRGVPVSRPLRSCGTPYRGMNTFWLWMVADGCGYVSPYWMTYRQCQKLGGQVRKGEKSTIAIFYKSYTKEVENAEGEADTENRRVLKAYAVFNADQCDGLPAFYHPEPLIAALEPKGREERLDTFFAEIGADLRHHGAQAYYEPQRDRVTMPPVELFEAYDHYYATLAHELSHWTGHSSRLDRDLKNRFGSEAYAAEELIAELSSAILGAELGLPVTHLDHHASYIASWLKILKSDERAILTAAAKAEEAASLLLELGGHRSRKSEADIYLADAA comes from the coding sequence ATGAACAAGTCCCGCCGCGCTGCTTCAGCTTCGCCAGCCAACCGCATCACCGCCGCCATCATTGAAAAGCTGGAGCAAGGCACCAAGCCCTGGGTCAAGCCGTGGCGCGGCGTGCCGGTCTCGCGACCCTTGCGGAGCTGCGGGACACCCTATCGCGGCATGAACACCTTCTGGCTGTGGATGGTGGCCGATGGCTGCGGCTACGTCTCGCCTTACTGGATGACCTACCGCCAGTGCCAGAAGCTCGGCGGACAGGTCCGCAAGGGTGAGAAATCTACCATAGCGATTTTTTACAAGAGCTACACCAAGGAGGTCGAGAACGCCGAAGGCGAAGCCGACACCGAGAACCGGCGCGTCCTCAAGGCCTATGCCGTGTTCAATGCCGACCAGTGCGACGGCCTCCCTGCATTCTATCATCCCGAACCACTCATTGCCGCGCTGGAGCCCAAAGGACGCGAAGAGCGGCTTGATACCTTTTTCGCCGAGATCGGCGCTGACCTGCGGCATCATGGAGCCCAGGCCTATTACGAGCCGCAGCGTGACCGGGTCACGATGCCGCCAGTAGAACTCTTCGAAGCCTACGACCACTACTACGCGACGCTTGCACATGAGCTGTCGCACTGGACGGGGCATTCCTCGCGGCTCGATCGTGATCTCAAGAACCGCTTCGGCAGCGAGGCCTATGCCGCCGAAGAACTGATTGCCGAACTTTCCTCGGCAATCCTTGGAGCCGAATTGGGCCTTCCGGTCACCCACCTCGACCATCACGCCAGTTACATCGCCTCCTGGCTCAAGATCCTCAAATCGGACGAGCGCGCGATCCTCACCGCTGCGGCCAAGGCCGAGGAAGCGGCCAGCCTGTTGCTCGAACTTGGGGGTCATCGATCCCGTAAAAGCGAGGCCGACATCTATCTCGCAGATGCAGCCTGA
- a CDS encoding IS5 family transposase (programmed frameshift), which translates to MTRRRFELTDDEWLVIEPLLPNKPRGVPRVDDRRVIDGILWRFRTGSPWADIPERYGPHTTCYNRFVRWRKAGVWDRLLEAVSQAFDGELVMIDSSSIRVHQHGATPKKGDPNRCMGRSRGGLTTKIHALVDGRGLPIQLHLSEGQASDCREAERLLAAVPNATTFLADKAYDSDAIRSQITAQGGFANIPVKRNRRKGFAFSSFLYRYRNLVERFFGKLKNARGLATRYDKRSDNFLAAIKLFCTRLWIAANESTP; encoded by the exons ATGACGCGTCGTAGATTTGAACTGACCGATGATGAGTGGCTGGTGATCGAGCCGTTGTTGCCGAACAAGCCTCGCGGGGTTCCGCGTGTGGATGACCGGCGGGTCATCGACGGGATATTGTGGCGCTTTCGCACGGGCAGTCCTTGGGCTGATATTCCCGAGCGCTATGGCCCACATACCACCTGCTACAACCGTTTCGTGCGCTGGCGCAAAGCCGGTGTGTGGGACCGCCTTCTCGAAGCGGTGAGCCAAGCCTTCGACGGCGAGTTGGTCATGATCGACAGTTCTTCCATCCGGGTCCACCAGCACGGTGCGACCC CTAAAAAGGGGGACCCAAATCGCTGCATGGGACGTTCCCGGGGCGGTTTGACAACCAAGATCCATGCCCTGGTTGATGGTCGCGGCCTGCCGATCCAACTGCATCTGTCCGAAGGCCAGGCGAGCGATTGCCGTGAGGCCGAGAGGCTGCTGGCCGCCGTGCCGAACGCCACCACCTTTCTCGCCGATAAGGCTTATGACAGCGATGCCATTCGCAGTCAGATCACCGCGCAGGGTGGCTTCGCCAACATCCCAGTCAAGCGCAATCGTCGCAAAGGCTTCGCGTTCAGCAGCTTCCTGTATCGCTACCGTAATCTGGTCGAGCGTTTCTTCGGGAAACTCAAAAACGCCAGAGGCTTGGCCACCAGATACGACAAACGAAGCGATAACTTCCTCGCTGCCATCAAGCTCTTCTGCACACGCCTATGGATCGCCGCTAATGAGTCTACGCCCTAG